ATTCCTCATCGCCGCTCGCGCCATCCAGGGCCTGGCCGGCGCCATGATGACGCCGCAAGTGCTGGCCATCGCTACCGTCACCTTCCCGCCGCATGAACGTAGCCAGGCCTTTTCGCTGTTCGGCCTGTCGGCTGGTCTTGCCTCGGTCTGTGGCCCCATCCTGGGCGGCGCGCTGATTTCGGCCAATCTCTTCGGGCTGGACTGGCAGCCCATCTTCCTCGTCAATATCCCGATCGGCATCGCCGCCGTGATCGCCGGCTGGTTTCTCATTCCGCGCCTGCCCGGCCATGCTGCCCTGCGCAATGATTATGTCGGCATCGTCCTGTTCGGCCTCGGCATAGTCGCGGTGGTCTTCCCCATCGTCGAGGGCCGCGCCTATGGCTGGCCGCTCTGGGCTTTCGGCATGATCGCGGCCGGCCTTTTGCTGCTGGTTGCCTTCGTGCTGTGGACGCGCGGCCGGGCCGCATCAGGCGCGCCGCAATTGCTGAATTTCGATCTCATTACCAACAAGCAATTCATGTTCGGCGCCTTTGTCGTCACCATCTATGCCTCGGGCATTCCCGGCTTCTTCATGGTGATTTCCCTGCTGCTGCAGGGCGGCTTCGACTTCACCCCGCTGCAATCGGGCCTGACCAATACGCCCTTCTCGGTGGGCGTGCTGATCGCCTCGGGTATCGCCGCACGCTTCGGCGCCAACTACCTGCGCTCCCGGCTGGCCATTGCAGGCGCCCTGCTATCGCTCGGCATCCTCTGGCTGCATTTCTACATTGCCGGGGTCACCGACAGCATCGACTCCTGGGCCTTCCTGCCGCCGCTGCTGATTGCCGGTGTCGGGCTGGGGCTGGGCTTCTCCTCGCTGTTCCAGCTCGTGCTGGCCAATGTGCCGCCGCGCGATGCCGGGGCCGGTTCGGGGGCTTTGCAGGCCTTCCAGCAGGTGGGTGGCGCGCTCGGCGTCGCCATTATCGGGGAAATCTTCTTCACCCGGCTCGGCAATGGCTTTGCCGGTGGTGCGACGCCCCATGCCGCCTTTGCCGACGCGTCGAGCCTGGCGCTCTGGTATGTGGTGGGCAGCTTTACCCTGGTCCTGCTGCTGGCGCCGTTCTTCCGGCGACCCAGGGGCGGGCAGGGCCATGGTGCTCCCGTCCGGCCGGTCCTGGTTGAAGCCTGATCCGAAAAGGGCGCCTGCGGGCGCCCTTTTTCATTGCACCGGCTG
This sequence is a window from Devosia ginsengisoli. Protein-coding genes within it:
- a CDS encoding DHA2 family efflux MFS transporter permease subunit; translation: MPRSIPRRWLALGILLIANFMNLIDVTIVNVALPSMRDGLGATDSQIEWVIAVYILAFALGLLPFGRLGDILGRTRLFLWGVAGFTAASALCGLAPNIEFLIAARAIQGLAGAMMTPQVLAIATVTFPPHERSQAFSLFGLSAGLASVCGPILGGALISANLFGLDWQPIFLVNIPIGIAAVIAGWFLIPRLPGHAALRNDYVGIVLFGLGIVAVVFPIVEGRAYGWPLWAFGMIAAGLLLLVAFVLWTRGRAASGAPQLLNFDLITNKQFMFGAFVVTIYASGIPGFFMVISLLLQGGFDFTPLQSGLTNTPFSVGVLIASGIAARFGANYLRSRLAIAGALLSLGILWLHFYIAGVTDSIDSWAFLPPLLIAGVGLGLGFSSLFQLVLANVPPRDAGAGSGALQAFQQVGGALGVAIIGEIFFTRLGNGFAGGATPHAAFADASSLALWYVVGSFTLVLLLAPFFRRPRGGQGHGAPVRPVLVEA